GGCAGCGCCAGCTGGTCACCATCGCCCGCGCAATCCTTGCCGACCCGGCTATCCTGATCCTCGACGAAGCGACCAGTTCGGTCGATACCCGCACCGAAGCACGGATTCAAAAAGCTTTGCAGGAACTGATGACGGGGCGCACCAGCTTTGTGATCGCCCACCGCCTGTCGACCATCGCCACGGCCGACCAGGTGATCGTCATCGACCAGGGGCGGATCATCGAGCAAGGGACCCACGATACGCTGCTCGCCCGGCAGGGGACTTATCATCGTTTGTATGTCAGTCAGTTCCGGGGGCAGACGGCAGGGGCAGGGAAGGGCACGGAGCGGAGTGTCCAGGCCGGCCGCTAGCTTTGGCTTTTGGTTTTCTGCGTCAACCCAGGGGGATCAGCGGTCGGTGTGGGGCAGGTTTTGTGCACTGCCAACACCGCCCTGATGGTGGTGGCCAACAGCCGCAAGGCGACCAGCAGTTGCGCGATAACCAGCAAAAAGCAAAAGCCGATAAACAGCAACAGCAGGATATGGTCTGAGGTGTGGGCCTCGCCGGGAACGGCAGCTACAGGGGTGAGCAACATGAGGTGGAGGAGCAGCGACGATGGATCTGACAGGATTGGAAACATGGCCTTATCCTTTTGGTTCCGGGTTGCTTCAAGTCCGTTATCATCCCTCCTGCAATAAGCGGAATACTCTTTGAAACATCCCTTTTCCCAGGATTCTTGCAACGGATCAGGCGGCAGTTTTTCGGCAGACCACAGGGGCTTCATGCCAGGCATTGCATATTTTCAACAACCGCACCGCTTCGTTGGCTGTTAGCGTCAGGGGCAGCCTGTTCAATAACGGTCGTAATCTCTTCAGCAGTGAGTCGTCCACAGGTTTTCTCTTCTTGATAAAGCATTCCCCGTGCCATATCCGGTAAAAATCAATTAAAAGATCTAAGTGTATTGATATTGTTACAGAATGATCCGTCATTGAGCTGTGATCGGCCCTGTTGCCGCTGTCTCTTTTTGAGTCTGCAGAACATTTTCGGCCAGCCCGGCGAATCGGCAAAAGATCGCTGCAGGGGAATGCAACTTATGAGGATGACACGCAGTTTCCAGGCAGGCAAGAGAACTGGGCGCAGCAAGAACTTACCCGGGATGCCGTCAGGATTCTTTAACCGGTTGTTTTTATTGCGGAGCCGGGGCGGAGAACGGTGCTGTATTAGGATGCTATTGATGATTGTCAAAATGAGACAAATTCGGGAAGGATTCGCCGGGGCGGCTGTCTCCCCGGCTTGAGGTCGTGAGCGTCCGGCTCCTTGTGTCACGGCGACGACAGGGGCGGTGCAAGCTGATCTTCCCCTGCCGTCGGTCCGTGAACGGTGCAAGCGATTACTTATAGGGATATGCCGTGGCCACGAGCCTGGTGGTGTAAACCGTGCCGACCAGGGCATAGGTCCAGGATTCTTCGACCTTGACGTCGCTGATGTAATCTCCCCCGGCCTGGGCGCGCAGTTGCTGCAGGGCCCGTTCGTGACGGTCGTTGATGCTGATGGGGATGAACAGCAGCAATTGCAAGCCACTGGCCGAAGCTGAGATAGCGCGGCCACGGGTCATATCGACACTGTCCAGGCTGACCTGATGGTTGGCTGCGGTCAAGGGGGCCGGCCTGCCCGTACAGCCGGCCAGCGCCAGGCTGGTCAGTAATACCGCAAAGATAAGGGATCGTTTCATCATCATGGGGTGACTTCCTTTATGGCATCGCCGGTCAGGGTTACTTTTCGTGCAGTTCCGATCAGCCACCAGTACCAATCTTCCTGGTAGGTGACATTGATCAGCCCGGTCGCGCCCGGGGCTTTGCTCAGGGCATCCTGATAAGCGCGTTCAACCCGCGAATTGATCCCCATGGGGACAAAGTAATAGGCGGTACTCAGAATGCCGAGAGAACCGGTTGCCGTGCCGCTGACCGGTCCCAGGTTTTCATAATGGGCCGGTGGGGTGGGGCTGACCGTGACCAGGTGGGACGAACAGCCGGTCAGGGCAAGTACTCCCGCGAGCAGGAACAGGAGCCAGGTGTAGACTTTGTTTTTCTTCATGAAACCCTCCATTGGTGTGACCGACAGGGATTGGTTAAGCTGCCGGGTGATGAAAGAATTATAGCTGATTTTCAGGGGCCTGAAACAACGCCGGGCCTAAATAAATAGAGTCGGCAAAGCTACCGTTGCGACCCCGGGTCCCCGCATTTTGCGAGCTCCGGCGAGGCGATCATGATTGTAAGCTGAATCTTAATTCTATTGATTTTTCAGAGTCGCGAAGAAGTCCTTGATGCGGTGGCTGCCGTATTCCGGGGCGAGCATGTCCATGGCCATGACGGTGAGGAAAAATTCCAACGGGCCGTAGGTCTTGGCGGGAGTGAAGATTTTTGCCAGGCGCAGCACCGCGACTCTGAGCCAGTCGGGGATGCAGGTTATCTTCGGCGGTTTCCCAGCAACGGCAAATGCGCGTAGGGCGATCTCCCGCTGGCTGAGGGTTTCCGGGCCGCCGATTGCGATCTCCTCTTCACTGCCGTTGATCGCTGCCACGCAGCACCGGGCCAGGTCCGCGCCGTGAATCGGGTTGGCCCGCAGCTCGCCGCTGCCGAACAGGTAGATGCGCCCTTGCTGCGCCATCCTGAAAAATTCCGCCATGTCAGAGAAAAATCCGTTGGGCCGGACGATGCAATAATCCAACCCCGACTTGCGCAGCTCGGCGACAAACCGCTCCTTGGCCGCGCAGATCTGCAAATGGCGCAGCTTTTCCCCGTTGAGAACCGAGACATAAATAAACTTTTTAACGCCGTTTTTTTTTGCTTCCGCGAGCAGATTCAGATTGGCCTGGTAATCGACATCCATATAGCTCAGTCCGTCCTTCTGGCGGGTGATGCCGACCGTGGAAATCACCGTATCCATCCCTTGGCAGCAGCCCTGCAAGGTGGCCGGTTCGGTCAGCTCCGCCGCGAAGATGTCATCGACGCTGACCCCTTTGTTTTTAAGTTTGGCCGGGTTACGGACAATGGCCCGGCAGAAGCAGGAGCTGTGTTGCAGCTCGGCGGCGATATAGCCTCCCAGGTAGCCGGTGGCCCCGGCCAGTAAGACTCTATTCATGGTAGATGCTGATCCTTTGTTGCGCAGGCTGCTGGCATAGCGTCTGCTGAACCCGTGGTTGAGCGAGCAGAATCGATGGAAATCTGTTCCTTGTTTTTTGTGAGATGGAGACCTGCGCTAATGGCGCTTGTTTAAGCAACTATGTAGTAACCTCGGGACTGTCCCCAGGGCCATCGGGGGCTGTCCCAAGAGTTTGCGAGCCATGAAACTGTCGCGGTTAACACTGCAAAGACCTGGGACAGCCCCCGTGCGGGGACAGTCCCGGTTTTGCTGCCATCGCCCCTTAAACTAGCGCAATTCGGGACATGGACGTTTTCCCCCCGGGGTTGAAACAGTCTGTGGCTGGATTCCTAAGCAATTTGTCCGGGGCGGCAGGAGTTCGCCAGCAAATGTTCAAAGCCGCTGTTGTGTCGCGCCGGCTTGTCCCCTGCTCAAGGTGTAGCCCGTCAGTTCCGGTCTGTCAATGCCCGACTGTGTGCCCCCTGGATGGCTGATTCGTAGCTCGCTGTCGTCCGGGTATTATCCATGACAACAGGTCCGCCCAGGTGGTTATGTCCGGCCCGGTTCATGGCAGTGACTGACCCTGGTTCGCAGGGGGGGCTGCCTCGACATTAGCGGTATTTATGTTAGGGTAAAAAGAAAGGAGGGGAAAATAACCGCCCCGAAACTTTGAATATGATCACGGAATTTAAGGATTTTTTATCATGACAGATAATTTCTGGCAGCTTTATGGAGAGGCGGTCATGACCGCTTTTGGTTTCTTCTGGAAAGCTGGCTGGGCATTTGTCTTCGGTTACTTTGTCAGCAGTATGATTCAGGTGTTTGTACCCAAAGGCCGCCTGACGCCCTATATGGGAAATCCCGGCTTCAAGAGCCTGTCGCTATCGACCTTCTTCGGGGCGATCTCTTCGTCCTGCTCTTTTGCCGCCCTGGCCACCGCGCGCTCACTTCTCCTGAAGGGGGCTCACTTTATCGCCGCGGTCGCCTTCATGTTCGCCTCCACGAATCTCGTCATCGAACTCGGGATTCTTATCCTGATCTTCCTCGGCTGGCAATTCCTCGCCGCGGAAATCATCGGTGGTCTGTTGTTGATCGCTATCAGCAGTCTGTTGATTCGGCTGACCTTCCCCAAGAAATGGGTCGAGCAGGCCAAAGAGCGTATTGAAGAGGAGGACGACGAAGAACAGGATTTCGACTGGAAAGAGCGGATGCGCAGTGCCGAAGGGTGGCGCTTGGTCGGCCACAAGTTTGTCATGGAGTGGCAGATGGTTTGGGAGGAGATCTTGATCGGTTTCACCATTGCCGGGTTTGTGGCGGTTTTCGTTCCGGATACGCTGTGGGCAAAAATCTTCCTGATGGACGCGGCAAGTTCAGCCCCCGAATGGCTGCGGGCGGTGGAAAATGCCCTGGTGGCCCCCTTTGTTGCGGCGCTTACTTTTATCGGTTCCATGGGCAATATCCCCCTGGCCACGGTACTCAACGCCAATGGGGTGCTGTTTGCCGGGATCATGGGTTTTATCTATTCCGATCTGATGGTGCCGCCGCTGGTTGCGGTCAATGCCCGGTATTACGGCTGGCGTCTCGCCCTGTATATCGCCGGCATTATGTATGTCGCGATTACCATGACCGCGCTGATCCTCCATTTTCTTTTCCTGGCCCTGCAGATAACCCCGGAGAGTGCGCGCGCTGTGGAGGATGTCGCTCAGTTCAAGCTTGATTACACATTCTGGCTGAACCTGCTCTTTATCGGCGTGACGGGTTGGCTGATTGCACTGCATCGGAGGCATGTCAAAAAACAGGATATGAGCGGCATGGATCACGGCTCTGGTTTTTCGCTGAAACGGGTTCTGGTCTATGGCTGTCTGCTCATTCTGGCGGGAGGCTTGTTCAGTCGGGTTGTCTTCTGATTCTTGCTCAGCCCAGCTCTTTTTCAACCGTCTGCAGGAAATGATCGCTATATTTCATATATACTGTAACTATGCCTCGACCAAGCCGGGGATAGTCGATTTTTAGAGAACTTTCGATCCATTGACTTTGATCCCTAAAAGGAAAAGGGACCATCATGGCACAGTCGAAGGACAGGAATAGCGCTCAGCAATGGGGCGACTCCCTGCTGAAACGTCGCAGTTTTGCCATTACTCCGGGACGGTTCGCGCTGATTTACGCTGCCTGCGGAGTTGCCTGGATTGTCCTTTCCGATCTGTTGGTATTGTTCGTTGTCATCGATCAGGTCGATGCTTTTATCGTCGAGACGATCAAAGGGCTGGCTTATGTCACTCTGACCGCAGCCCTGGTCTACTGGCTGGCCGGTCGCGCGCAGCAGCAAATCATCAAGGTCCAGACCGCAGAAGAGCTGAAAAACACCCAACACCTCCTCGGCGTTATCCTGTCCAGTCTTGGCGAAGCCGTACTCCTGATCAATCCGGACAACCGGACCATTGTCGAGTGCAACCCTGCCGCCGAAAAACTGTTCGGCTATCGGCGCAACGAATTACTCGGCCTGAACACCCGCATCCTTCATGAAAACGTTCAGTCTTACGAAGAGTTCAGCCGTGTCGGCGAACCGGAGCTGACCAGACAAGGGGTCTACCAGGCGGAAATCCGCATGAAACGCAAGGATTCGACTCTGATCGATACGCAAGTCACGGTAACGACGATCAATGAAAAAACGGGTTGGCAGGGCGGGGTCATCAGTATTATTCATGATATGACCGAGCAAAAAAGTACCGAACAAAGGTTAAAGGAAAGTCGTAATCAGTATTTGGATATCGTTGAAGGGACACCGGATCTCATCACCAGGGTTGATAGCGATGGGCGGGTGCTGTTTGTAAACCATGCCGCAAACAAATTTTTCGGCTTGAACCCGCAGGAGTGTATCGGCCGGTTTGCTTTCGACTTTCTGCACCCGGATGACCGGGCCAGGACAATGGCGGCGTTTTCACGCTGGCTTGAAAGCAAGCAGAAAACCTTTTCTTTCGAAAACCGCCTGAAGAGTCTCACCGGCCAGGTTTATTTCATGGAATGGTCCATTCGGGCCGAGTATGACGATAACGGTCAAGTCTGTGGCTTTGCCAGTACGGCCAGGGATGTCACGGAAAAAAGGTGTGCGGAGGCAGAGCACGGCAAGCTGCAGGATCAACTTCTGCAGGCTCAGAAAATGGAATCGGTTGGCCAGTTGGCCGGCGGGATCGCCCATGATTTTAACAACATGCTCAG
The Pelobacter seleniigenes DSM 18267 DNA segment above includes these coding regions:
- a CDS encoding SDR family oxidoreductase; this encodes MNRVLLAGATGYLGGYIAAELQHSSCFCRAIVRNPAKLKNKGVSVDDIFAAELTEPATLQGCCQGMDTVISTVGITRQKDGLSYMDVDYQANLNLLAEAKKNGVKKFIYVSVLNGEKLRHLQICAAKERFVAELRKSGLDYCIVRPNGFFSDMAEFFRMAQQGRIYLFGSGELRANPIHGADLARCCVAAINGSEEEIAIGGPETLSQREIALRAFAVAGKPPKITCIPDWLRVAVLRLAKIFTPAKTYGPLEFFLTVMAMDMLAPEYGSHRIKDFFATLKNQ
- a CDS encoding permease, which codes for MTDNFWQLYGEAVMTAFGFFWKAGWAFVFGYFVSSMIQVFVPKGRLTPYMGNPGFKSLSLSTFFGAISSSCSFAALATARSLLLKGAHFIAAVAFMFASTNLVIELGILILIFLGWQFLAAEIIGGLLLIAISSLLIRLTFPKKWVEQAKERIEEEDDEEQDFDWKERMRSAEGWRLVGHKFVMEWQMVWEEILIGFTIAGFVAVFVPDTLWAKIFLMDAASSAPEWLRAVENALVAPFVAALTFIGSMGNIPLATVLNANGVLFAGIMGFIYSDLMVPPLVAVNARYYGWRLALYIAGIMYVAITMTALILHFLFLALQITPESARAVEDVAQFKLDYTFWLNLLFIGVTGWLIALHRRHVKKQDMSGMDHGSGFSLKRVLVYGCLLILAGGLFSRVVF
- a CDS encoding hybrid sensor histidine kinase/response regulator, which gives rise to MAQSKDRNSAQQWGDSLLKRRSFAITPGRFALIYAACGVAWIVLSDLLVLFVVIDQVDAFIVETIKGLAYVTLTAALVYWLAGRAQQQIIKVQTAEELKNTQHLLGVILSSLGEAVLLINPDNRTIVECNPAAEKLFGYRRNELLGLNTRILHENVQSYEEFSRVGEPELTRQGVYQAEIRMKRKDSTLIDTQVTVTTINEKTGWQGGVISIIHDMTEQKSTEQRLKESRNQYLDIVEGTPDLITRVDSDGRVLFVNHAANKFFGLNPQECIGRFAFDFLHPDDRARTMAAFSRWLESKQKTFSFENRLKSLTGQVYFMEWSIRAEYDDNGQVCGFASTARDVTEKRCAEAEHGKLQDQLLQAQKMESVGQLAGGIAHDFNNMLSVIIGHAEIALRRSDQDSRIYNNLKEIRTAAKRSADLTRQLLTYARKQTIQPKLLDVNALVSGMLNILRRLIGENIEVIWNPAAELWPVKIDPTQFDQILTNLCLNARDAISGTGQIMIQTKNVILGQKDQDSHPEIVIGDYVRLSVQDNGCGMDPETLAHIFEPFFTTKDPGIGTGLGLATVLGAVKQHKGYVYASSEPGQWTIFNVYLPRAEGVVQIETSPLDRPVREGSETVLLVEDDPMLLNLLKSILEENGYTVLAATNPAAALSLAREYQGSILLLLSDLIMPVMNGRQLFEKLHPLRPEMKVLFMSGYSDDIISSQGVIHEHIHVLQKPIETDLLISTVRNILDAPASN